The DNA region ATCCGGAATGGCAGAAGACACGGTTCGCACCGAAAAGGGGAACGGGGATGACCAAAACCGGGGGACGGAGGAGAGTAAACGTCTCCTTAACCGACGCGACGCGCTGAAGATGGGGGCGGCCGCGGCCGCGGTCGGGCTGAGCAGTGTGGGGACGATAGCTGGTTCGGCCGCCGCCGCCAGCGAACGATACGGAATCTCGTTCAACCGCGTCGTCAACGCCGTCGACGACCTGGGTCTCGACCCGAACGGCAACGAGCCCATCGACTCCGCGATAAACCGGGCCATCGACCGAGGGGACACCCTCATCGAGTTCCCGCCGGGCACGTACTACTGGAAGGACACCATCGCGGAATCGGGGGTCAACAACTGGGGAATCCGGGGACTGGGCGACCACCCGACCGACGTCAAGTTCGTCTCGGACGAGGGGGCCTCGCAGTTCCTCCTGAAGGTGAACGGGGGACGCGGCATACTCGTCGAGAACTTCGCGATCGACTACGGCTTCGACCGGCAGGGGAGCCTGGGAATGCTCCTGAAGGCCAACGACAACATGCGCGTGCAGGACATCCACTTCGTCGGCTTCAACCCGACGCAGGGGAACGGCGCGGTGGACAACCTCAGTCCGCAGGCCCTCGACTCGGACGGCCGAGTCGTCGTCGACGGACTCGTCCGCACCGGCCCGACGGACATCACCTCGCACGGCCACCTCGACGGTGACGCGAACGAGGGGTGCATCTGGCTCGGGAGCAAGCACGTCGGCGAACTCGTCATCCGGAACTCCCACATCGAGAACACCGGGACGAACGCCATCTACGCCCGCGCGGCGCAGGGCGCCGTGAAGATACAGGACAGCCTCTTCGTCAACAACAACCAGACGTCGCTCCGCATCGGCGGCGACGGATGCCACGTGAAGGGCTGCCGGTTCGTCGTGGACACGGACAACGCGACCGACGAGAACGGCGGCGAGTTCATCAACCCCCACGCCATCACGTGGGAGACCGGCAGGCGAGGCGACAAGGGCGGCTACATCGAGGACTGCGACTTCATCTACAAGTCCGCGCCCTCGAAGACGACGGCGGCCGTCTGGGTCGACGGCTCCGCGGGCGAGATGGCCATCCGGAACAGCCGGTTCCAGATGGACGTCGACGGCATCGCGGCCGTCCGCATCGACAACCCGCGCGACCCGCGCCTCGGCACCACCGGCGAACGACCGTGGGGCGTCACCCTCGACGGCGTGAGCGTCACCGGGTCGTCGTCCGGGTCGGCTCCGGCCATCCGCATCGACAACCGCAACGGTTCGACCATCCGAAACAGCTGTCTCCAGTTGACGGGGAACCGCGACGGCATCTACCTCCGCAACTCGGACAACAGCGTCATCGAGAACACGAACATCAACGTCACCGGACAGGCGACCATCTTCGACGGGT from Halopelagius longus includes:
- a CDS encoding DUF1565 domain-containing protein translates to MAEDTVRTEKGNGDDQNRGTEESKRLLNRRDALKMGAAAAAVGLSSVGTIAGSAAAASERYGISFNRVVNAVDDLGLDPNGNEPIDSAINRAIDRGDTLIEFPPGTYYWKDTIAESGVNNWGIRGLGDHPTDVKFVSDEGASQFLLKVNGGRGILVENFAIDYGFDRQGSLGMLLKANDNMRVQDIHFVGFNPTQGNGAVDNLSPQALDSDGRVVVDGLVRTGPTDITSHGHLDGDANEGCIWLGSKHVGELVIRNSHIENTGTNAIYARAAQGAVKIQDSLFVNNNQTSLRIGGDGCHVKGCRFVVDTDNATDENGGEFINPHAITWETGRRGDKGGYIEDCDFIYKSAPSKTTAAVWVDGSAGEMAIRNSRFQMDVDGIAAVRIDNPRDPRLGTTGERPWGVTLDGVSVTGSSSGSAPAIRIDNRNGSTIRNSCLQLTGNRDGIYLRNSDNSVIENTNINVTGQATIFDGSSVSTSGITHSDSCPVPDDSFTVGDGTTTSPSTDTYGSSSHPNTLTVTGKGTKTNYEFSATGGLEGQSDVESWDSVDSGNVSAWITNDGDTDTYAFSKALGPVNILEGDADISVNGTVVDPATLVADAACDHTLQIVPDGTSTNYHLEVSGGVMDHPGLGTSLTKYDAIDGGVIDGWVTNDIDAVQFSGEVTAFSFTEGGATLYLDGEQVDPATLVSSTSDGSTSDGSTDDTTNDSTTDSAYDYALEIVPDGTSTNYLLEVSGEIADHPDLGTPLTQYDSLNGNVLDGWVTNDSDGVQFSGEVTAFSFVEGGATLYLDGEQVDPSTLVSKTSNDGTSDGSTDDSTSDGSTDTTGLPNVITMDGSETKRVTGYEITVTGELEKDTANSVSASSWDDLTDEVDGSTVVGVVDEGIDRFRFSGDIEMLNVNGKASVSFEDNDG